The sequence AAGCTAGAACTCAGAGGACTACTACAGTATAACTGTGGAAAAAGGATGCAACATGCATGGCAGCAATGATTAGTTGAGGAAAGGGACATGGAGGAAGATGCATGCTCACCTCTTTCTTCAGGGCTGTCTTATCGCTCGACAGCGCGGAGGCCGGCACGGAGGACGggggcgccggcgcggccgcgCCCTGGTCCCTCGCCAGGCAGAGCTGCATGATCTTTTGGGCGGCCTCGGCGGGGTCCTTGCTCTCCTTCATGAGCCGCGCCACCTCGGCCTTGGGCAGGCGCATCCGCAGCCGCACGGCGCCGTCCACGCCGACCTCCACGGACGATGGCCGGGTCGACCCGCCGGGGGCCGCCCTGGCGGTGGCCGACAACGGCATGAAGGCAGCCACGTCCGACACGGTGCGGCGGGACAGCATCAGGCTCTCGAGCCGCTCCCTGGCGCCGACGTGCAGCGCGCCGGACCACGTCTTGCGCGGCGCGCGCGGGTCGTCGGCGTCGCTGCCCACGACGGCGGCGCT is a genomic window of Phragmites australis chromosome 17, lpPhrAust1.1, whole genome shotgun sequence containing:
- the LOC133897977 gene encoding uncharacterized protein At1g66480-like isoform X1 is translated as MGNALAGRRRAAKVMTVDGATFRYKTPATAGAALRGHPGHQLLESEEVRRLGVRARPLDRDAPLKPGKLYFLVQIPRSAAVVGSDADDPRAPRKTWSGALHVGARERLESLMLSRRTVSDVAAFMPLSATARAAPGGSTRPSSVEVGVDGAVRLRMRLPKAEVARLMKESKDPAEAAQKIMQLCLARDQGAAAPAPPSSVPASALSSDKTALKKEATQSAYLRIIYGSTERSFSIGQPMRLKEAH
- the LOC133897977 gene encoding uncharacterized protein At1g66480-like isoform X2, with the translated sequence MGNALAGRRRAAKVMTVDGATFRYKTPATAGAALRGHPGHQLLESEEVRRLGVRARPLDRDAPLKPGKLYFLVQIPRSAAVVGSDADDPRAPRKTWSGALHVGARERLESLMLSRRTVSDVAAFMPLSATARAAPGGSTRPSSVEVGVDGAVRLRMRLPKAEVARLMKESKDPAEAAQKIMQLCLARDQGAAAPAPPSSVPASALSSDKTALKKEKRTRFVTVPDVIIG